The genomic stretch CAAGAGAAATGAAGGGCCTGAAAACCAACCTGGATCTTCAACAGTACAGTTTCATAAATCAGATGTGTTATGAGATGGCTCTGCATTGGTATGCCAAGTACTTTCCTTATTTGGTTCTTATACACACTCTAGTTTTCATGGTGTGTAGCAACTTCTGGTTCAAATTTCCTGGCTCGAGCTCTAAAATAGAGCATTTTATCTCCATGCTTGGCAAGTGCTTTGACTCTCCGTGGACCACACGAGCTTTATCAGAGGTTTCTGGGGAAAATCCTGAAGAAAAAGACCATAAAAAGAGTGGCACTTCTAGATCCAACATTGCTGTGTCTCCTGGGGAAGGCAGTTTGGAAAAGACACAGTCCCTCCGGTCTATTCCGGAAAAGATTGTAGTTGACAAGCCATCAGCAAGTGCTCTTGATAAAAAAGAGGGGGAACAAGCTAAAGCTCTTTTTGAAAAAGTAAAGAAGTTCCGTTTGCATGTTGAGGAGGGAGACATCCTCTATATCATGTATGTTCGCCAGACAGTTTTCAAGGTGTTTAAATTCCTCTTGATCATTGGGTATAATAGTGCTCTAGTGAATCAAGTGAGGAATAGAGTACTTTGTGAAGTTGAGATACAGAACATGACAGGCTATAAAGACTTTCAATGTAATCACACCATGGCTCATCTGTTTTCCAAGCTTTCTTACTGTTACCTGTGTTTAGTTGCTGTCTATGGATTTACGAGCCTTTATACCTCCTACTGGCTGTTTTACCGTTCACTGAAAGAATACTCCTTTGAGTATGTGCGGCAAGAAACAGGCATCAATGACATCCCGGACGTCAAGAATGACTTTGCTTTCATGCTACACATGATTGATCAGTATGACCCACTGTATTCAAAAAGATTTGCAGTTTTTCTATCCGAGgtcagtgaaaacaaactgaaacagctCAACCTAAACCACGATTGGACTGCAGACAAATTGCGTCAGCGACTCCAGACTAATGCCAACAACAGACTTGAACTTCAGCTGTTCATGCTCCCTGGGTTACCGGACACTGTCTTTGAGTTGACAGAGCTCCAGTCGCTCAAGCTCGAAATCATCAACAATGTCACCATCCCTGCCTCAATCTCTCAGCTGGAAGACCTTCAGGAGCTGTCTCTTTACCAATGCTCTTTAAAGTTGCACACAACAGCTACCTCCTTCCTCAAAGAGAACCTTAAAGTGCTTCGCGTGAAGTTTGATGATAGCAGAGAATTTCCGAACTGGATGTACGGCCTGCGAAACTTAGAGGAGCTCTGTCTCACCGGATCACTATGCCCTGATGCCTCCAAGAATATAGTTCTTGAGTCATTGCGGGAGATGAAGTGTTTGAAAACTCTCTCCCTCAAGAGTAATTTGACCAAGATACCACAGTCTATAGTGGATGTTTCCAGCCATCTGCAGCGGCTGTACTTACACAATGATGGCACTAAGCTAGTAATGCTCAACAACCTGAAAAAGATGACCAATCTGACAGAGCTGGAGCTAGTACGCTGTGATCTGGAACGTATTCCACATGCAATCTTCAGCCTCACGAACCTGCAGGAGCTTGACctgaaagaaaacaaccttCGCTCTATAGAGGAGATAATCAGCTTCCAGCATCTTCGAAAACTTACTTGCCTTAAACTTTGGTACAATGGCGTCATGTATATCCCAGAGCATATCAAAAAGCTCGGCAGCCTAGAGCGCCTCTACTTCAGCCACAACAAGATCGAGATATTGCCTTCGCACCTGTTCTTGTGCAACAAGCTGCGCTACCTGGACATGTCCAACAATGACATCCGATTCATCCCTCCAGAAATTGGAGTTCTTCAGAGTTTACAATATTTCTCTGTCACCTGTAACAAAATTGAAAATCTGCCCGATGAGCTCTTCTTTTGCAAGAAGCTCAAAACACTAAAGCTTGGCAAGAATTCGCTGTCCATCTTGTCACCAAAGATTTCCTACCTAGTTCATCTGACACACTTGGAGCTCAAAGGCAACCACTTTGAGGTCCTGCCACAAGAGCTTGGTTGCTGTCGTGCTTTGAAGCGCAGTGGCCTTTCAGTGGAAGACACATTGTTTGAAACTCTGCCTTCAGATGTCAGGGACCAAATGAAGGCTGAGTGAGATGCCTTATTGTAGCCACAGTGCCTGCTGTTTATTCTGTCTACCCATTCAGagcatttattttgtattaacTCATAATCACATGTATGTATTACTGATAAGAAAATTTTTGTtcagaattattatttttttaaagttttcctTTCGGAGGGAAAAATTACTTTTCATATACTGTCACATAGAGTGTGACTGCACGTAATGACAGGGGTGATGTTCTGTTGTTATTAACTTATGTCATATTATTTGACCACAATACattcttaaaggaatagttcaacattttgggaaatgcacttatCTGCTCTCTTATCAAGAGTTAGCTGAGAAGATTAATATCAATCACATATCTGACAGTTATGTTTGAAGCTAGAGCCAACAGATGATTAGCATAGcatagcttagcttagcttagcttggcaaaaagactggaagcaggggaaaaaGCTAG from Thunnus albacares chromosome 9, fThuAlb1.1, whole genome shotgun sequence encodes the following:
- the lrrc8c gene encoding volume-regulated anion channel subunit LRRC8C; this encodes MIPVMEFRQFSEQQPAFRVLKPWWDVFTDYLSVIMLMIGVFGCTLQVMQDKIICLPQRTSVNTSEVEATSLLHLPPNTSAVPREMKGLKTNLDLQQYSFINQMCYEMALHWYAKYFPYLVLIHTLVFMVCSNFWFKFPGSSSKIEHFISMLGKCFDSPWTTRALSEVSGENPEEKDHKKSGTSRSNIAVSPGEGSLEKTQSLRSIPEKIVVDKPSASALDKKEGEQAKALFEKVKKFRLHVEEGDILYIMYVRQTVFKVFKFLLIIGYNSALVNQVRNRVLCEVEIQNMTGYKDFQCNHTMAHLFSKLSYCYLCLVAVYGFTSLYTSYWLFYRSLKEYSFEYVRQETGINDIPDVKNDFAFMLHMIDQYDPLYSKRFAVFLSEVSENKLKQLNLNHDWTADKLRQRLQTNANNRLELQLFMLPGLPDTVFELTELQSLKLEIINNVTIPASISQLEDLQELSLYQCSLKLHTTATSFLKENLKVLRVKFDDSREFPNWMYGLRNLEELCLTGSLCPDASKNIVLESLREMKCLKTLSLKSNLTKIPQSIVDVSSHLQRLYLHNDGTKLVMLNNLKKMTNLTELELVRCDLERIPHAIFSLTNLQELDLKENNLRSIEEIISFQHLRKLTCLKLWYNGVMYIPEHIKKLGSLERLYFSHNKIEILPSHLFLCNKLRYLDMSNNDIRFIPPEIGVLQSLQYFSVTCNKIENLPDELFFCKKLKTLKLGKNSLSILSPKISYLVHLTHLELKGNHFEVLPQELGCCRALKRSGLSVEDTLFETLPSDVRDQMKAE